From Hymenobacter sediminicola:
GGAGGCGGTGAATGTGGAATTTGCCCAGGAATTCGACCTCGACGAAGTGCGCGAAATTCTGCGTCAGACGGAAGGTGTGGAAGTGGTGGATGACGTGAAAAACAACGTGTACCCAATGCCTAAAGACGCCCACGGCAAAGACGCCGTACTTGTTGGCCGCCTCCGCCGCGACGAAACCCAGCCGCGCACCCTCAACATGTGGGTGGTGGCCGACAACCTGCGCAAAGGGGCTGCTACCAACGCCGTACAGATTGCCGAAACCATGCTAAAAATGGGCCTGCTGACAGCCTAAGTCTTTCTATTACGCCCTTATCCGTGGTTATGCATTCGTATTTCCGGCCGCTCCTACTGGGTAGCTTGCTGTTTATTTCTGGTCACACCATTCAGGCCCAGACGCAGGGGCCCATCGAAGACAAAGTATTCAGCTATGTTGAAAAGATGCCGGAGTTTCCCGGTGGTCAGCAAGCATTGTTTCGCACGCTGAGCCAGACGGTACAGTATCCAGAGGAAGCCATAGCGAAGCAACTTGAAGGCCGCGTGCTCGTCAGCTTTGTGGTAGCCTCCACCGGACAGGTGCAGCAGGTGAAACTGGCGCGGGGCCTCGATCCGCTGCTTGATGCCGAGGCACTCCGGGCGGTGGCGGCGCTGCCGGCTTTTATCCCGGGCAAGCAGGCAGGCAAAGCTGTTGCTGTTGCCTACACGCTGCCCATCGTATTTAAGCTACCTCTCGCAACAGAGGCGCCGGCCACGCCAGCCGGTTCACGCCCTGTTGCAGAAGCCCACGCCCCGCATCCGGTAGGCGGCCAAGAGGCCTTGGAGGCTTATTTGCGTACCGCTTCCTTTCCCGGCGCAGCCCGGCAGGCCAACTTCTCTGGGGTAGTCTTCGTGGCTATCAAAGTCGATTCGCTGGGCGCACTTACGTCGGCGAAGGCACAGCCCGGCCCGATGGCCAAAGAGCAGCTCAAGCGCCTGAAACCGGAACTACTAGCTGCTGCCGAAGACTTGCTCAGCAACGGGCCCGCCTGGGCTCCGGCTCTCAAGAAAGGCCAGCCGAGGCGTGGCGGCCACTTGGTTCCATTGGTCTTCGATGCATCGGCCGGTACGGTCAGCCTCTATCCGCGTGTGCGCCTGTTTCCCGATGAGCCACCTACGACCGAAGGGGGCCCGCAGGCACTGTCGAATTTTATTGGACGAAACGTGAAGTATCCTTCCGCCGCTTTGCGCAGCCGAACCAGCGGTACCGTTAAAATTTTCTTTGAAGTGAGTGAGCAGGGGCGCGCTGAAAACCCGCTGGTGCTACAGTCCGTTGCGCCGGCGCTGGACGAAGAGGCACTACGGGTTATTGCTCTGCTACCTCCGATATTTCCAGCTCTGGAAAAGGGCAAGCCCGTGCGGACCTTCTTCGTGGTTCCCGTTACATACCGTATGCGGTAGTGGAGCTCATCGCACCTTGAGCAAACGAGTAATCGTGGTATCCACACGCCTGATGACATCTGGGTAACAGGCATAAACTCTTTATACAGCACAACGCCCTGAAGTATGTACTTCAGGGCGTTGTGCTGTATGCATGAAGATGGGTTGCTCTACTTACTTAAATATCCCACCCGCAAAGTCTACCACGGCGCGGCGCGTCAGCTCCGGCTCCTCGAAGTAGCCTAAGTGCCCAACGTCGCTTAGGAGTAAGGCGTGGCTTTGGGCCGGCAAGGAAAGTTGCGGTAGTAGGCTCTCGGTCGGCACGGCCACATCGTCTTTGCCCGCAATAAACAGGACCGGAAAGCGGGCATCCTGCAGCACCTTGGTACGGTCAGGGCGGTTTTTCATAGCCTCCAGCGCACCCAACACGGTGGCTTCGGGTGTGGTCTTGCCAATTTCTTCCAGAAACTCGCGCTGCTCCAGCATACACTCCCGGTTGGCAGGCGCAAACAGTGGCCGAATAAACGATTCCATGAACTTCTCGACGCCGTGGCGGCGCACAAAATCCATGTTCTTGTCGCGGTTGGCCTTTTTCTCGCTAGTATCAGGCAGGGCAGTGCTATGGAACAGCACAAGGCCAGCCACCATTTCGGGATAACGCTCGGCGAAGGCAAGTGCCACGTAGCCCCCCATACTGTGGCACACCAGTAAAGCTTGATCCACATTCTTCTGTCGAAGCTGCTCAGCCACATAGCGGGCCTGAGCCTCCATGGTATAGTCCCGAATGTCGTGTACGTTGGTACCATGGCCGGGCAGGTTCAGCGTCAGCAGGCGGTAGCCGTCGGGAAAGTCGCGGGTGAATTCAGTCCAGACTTCGCGGGATTCGGCAAAGCCGTGGAGGAACAGAATGGTAGGCTGAGAAGACATAAAGCAAAAAGT
This genomic window contains:
- a CDS encoding TonB family protein, encoding MHSYFRPLLLGSLLFISGHTIQAQTQGPIEDKVFSYVEKMPEFPGGQQALFRTLSQTVQYPEEAIAKQLEGRVLVSFVVASTGQVQQVKLARGLDPLLDAEALRAVAALPAFIPGKQAGKAVAVAYTLPIVFKLPLATEAPATPAGSRPVAEAHAPHPVGGQEALEAYLRTASFPGAARQANFSGVVFVAIKVDSLGALTSAKAQPGPMAKEQLKRLKPELLAAAEDLLSNGPAWAPALKKGQPRRGGHLVPLVFDASAGTVSLYPRVRLFPDEPPTTEGGPQALSNFIGRNVKYPSAALRSRTSGTVKIFFEVSEQGRAENPLVLQSVAPALDEEALRVIALLPPIFPALEKGKPVRTFFVVPVTYRMR
- a CDS encoding alpha/beta fold hydrolase, which translates into the protein MSSQPTILFLHGFAESREVWTEFTRDFPDGYRLLTLNLPGHGTNVHDIRDYTMEAQARYVAEQLRQKNVDQALLVCHSMGGYVALAFAERYPEMVAGLVLFHSTALPDTSEKKANRDKNMDFVRRHGVEKFMESFIRPLFAPANRECMLEQREFLEEIGKTTPEATVLGALEAMKNRPDRTKVLQDARFPVLFIAGKDDVAVPTESLLPQLSLPAQSHALLLSDVGHLGYFEEPELTRRAVVDFAGGIFK